Proteins from a single region of Budorcas taxicolor isolate Tak-1 chromosome 7, Takin1.1, whole genome shotgun sequence:
- the LOC128051036 gene encoding protocadherin gamma-A7-like: MAARQRGGDYRAFILLSILLGTQSEVWAGQILYSVPEETETGSFVGDIAKDLGLEPKDLAERGVRIVSRGRTQLFSLNPRSGSLVTAGRIDREELCAQSARCLVNFNILVEDKMNLYRIEVEIMDINDNAPKFLTEEMNVKIMENTAPGVRFPLNEARDPDVGTNSLQSYHLSPNRHFSLVVHTGEDGTKYPELVLEQVLDREEVATHHLLLTASDGGDPPRSGTARVQVTAVDVNDHAPVFSLPQYQVTVPENVPVGTRLLTINAVDLDEGVNGEVTYSFPKITPKILQIFQLNSHTGELSTLDGLDYEESGYYEMEVQAQDGPGSMTRAKVLITVLDVNDNAPEVTVTSVSSSIPEDTPPGTVVALFYLQDRDSGKNGQVTCTISEDLPFKLERSIDNYYRLVTAENLDREKFSAYNITLKATDGGSPPLSTTTHISMSVADTNDNPPAFLHSSYSVYVPENNPRGTSIFSVTAHDPDSNENARVTYSLFEDTLQGPSVSSYVSINSDTGVLYALHSFDYEQFRDLQLTVTASDSGDPPLSSNVSLSIFVLDQNDNTPEILYPAPPTDGSTGVELAPCSAEPGYLVTKVVAVDRDSGQNAWLSYHLLKASEPGLFVLGLHTGEVRTARALLDRDALKQSLVVAVQDHGQPPLSATVTLTVAVADSIPDVLADLGSLEVPHDSDASGLTLYLVVAVAAVSCVFLAFVIVLLALRLRRWHRSHMLQASGGVPISVPASQFVGMDGVRAFLQTYSHEVSLTADSRRSHVIFPQPNYADTLISQESYEKKDPLLTSIDFRECKDEAQSIQVSSVIH, encoded by the coding sequence ATGGCGGCTCGGCAGAGGGGCGGGGACTACAGAGCATTCATCCTGCTCTCCATCCTCCTGGGGACCCAGAGCGAAGTCTGGGCAGGACAGATTCTCTACTCCGTGCcggaggagacagagacagggtCTTTTGTCGGTGATATCGCCAAGGATCTGGGACTGGAGCCCAAGGACCTGGCGGAGCGCGGGGTCCGCATCGTCTCCAGAGGTAGGACGCAGCTCTTCTCTCTGAATCCGCGAAGCGGCAGCTTGGTCACCGCGGGCAGGATAGATCGCGAGGAGCTCTGCGCCCAGAGCGCGCGGTGTCTGGTGAACTTTAACATCCTGGTGGAAGATAAAATGAATCTTTATCGTATAGAAGTGGAAATAATGGATATTAATGACAACGCTCCTAAATTCCTGACGGAagaaatgaatgtgaaaataaTGGAGAATACAGCTCCTGGGGTGCGATTTCCTTTAAATGAGGCTAGGGATCCGGATGTGGGCACGAACTCTCTCCAGAGCTACCACCTCAGCCCCAATCGCCACTTCTCCCTGGTTGTGCACACCGGAGAGGATGGAACTAAATATCCGGAATTAGTGCTGGAGCAGGTACTGGACCGGGAAGAAGTGGCAACTCACCACCTCCTCCTCACCGCCTCTGATGGCGGTGACCCACCACGATCCGGAACCGCTCGTGTCCAAGTAACAGCGGTGGACGTGAATGATCATGCGCCAGTCTTCTCTTTGCCCCAGTACCAAGTAACTGTGCCTGAGAACGTGCCAGTGGGCACAAGACTGCTGACGATAAATGCTGTAGATCTGGATGAGGGAGTGAACGGGGAAGTGACGTACTCTTTTCCGAAAATTACTCCAAAAATTCTACAGATATTCCAGCTGAACTCTCACACAGGAGAATTATCAACTCTAGATGGCCTAGATTATGAAGAATCTGGCTACTATGAAATGGAAGTTCAAGCTCAGGATGGTCCTGGTAGTATGACAAGGGCTAAAGTACTGATCACAGTTTTAGATGTGAATGACAATGCCCCAGAAGTGACTGTAACATCTGTAAGCAGCTCAATCCCCGAAGACACTCCTCCTGGAACAGTAGTAGCGCTTTTCTACCTTCAAGACCGAGATTCTGGGAAGAATGGCCAAGTGACCTGCACTATTTCAGAAGATCTGCCTTTTAAATTAGAAAGATCTATAGACAACTATTACAGATTGGTGACAGCAGAGAACCTAGACCGGGAAAAATTCTCTGCGTATAACATCACACTGAAAGCCACAGATGGTGGAAGCCCACCCTTGTCCACGACAACTCACATCTCCATGAGCGTGGCAGACACCAACGACAACCCACCTGCCTTCCTGCACTCCTCGTACTCTGTCTATGTGCCTGAGAATAACCCCAGAGGCACCTCCATCTTCTCCGTGACTGCACATGACCCTGACAGCAACGAGAACGCCCGTGTCACATACTCCCTATTTGAAGATACTCTCCAGGGGCCATCTGTGTCCTCCTACGTCTCCATCAACTCAGATACTGGTGTCCTCTATGCACTGCACTCCTTCGACTATGAGCAGTTCCGTGACCTGCAGTTGACAGTGACTGCAAGTGACAGTGGGGACCCACCACTCAGCAGCAATGTGTCTCTGAGCATATTTGTGCTGGACCAGAATGACAACACACCTGAGATTCTATACCCTGCTCCCCCCACTGACGGTTCTACCGGTGTGGAGCTGGCACCCTGCTCTGCAGAGCCAGGCTACCTAGTCACCAAGGTGGTGGCAGTGGACAGAGACTCAGGACAGAACGCCTGGCTGTCCTACCACCTGCTCAAGGCCAGTGAGCCAGGGCTGTTTGTGTTGGGACTGCACACGGGCGAGGTGCGCACAGCGCGGGCCCTGCTGGACAGAGACGCGCTCAAGCAGAGCCTGGTGGTGGCCGTCCAGGATCATGGGCAGCCTCCTCTCTCAGCCACCGTCACACTCACGGTGGCTGTGGCCGACAGCATCCCAGATGTCCTGGCGGACCTGGGCAGCCTGGAGGTCCCGCACGACTCTGACGCTTCAGGCCTCACGCTGTACCTGGTGGTGGCTGTGGCTGCGGTGTCCTGCGTCTTCCTCGCCTTTGTCATCGTGCTACTGGCGCTCAGACTGCGGCGTTGGCacagatctcacatgctgcaagcTTCGGGAGGTGTCCCCATAAGTGTACCGGCGTCTCAGTTTGTGGGCATGGATGGGGTGCGGGCTTTCCTGCAGACCTATTCGCATGAGGTCTCGCTCACCGCAGACTCTCGGAGGAGTCACGTGATCTTCCCACAACCCAACTATGCAGACACACTCATCAGCCAGGAGAGCTATGAGAAAAAGGATCCCTTGTTAACATCCATAGATTTTCGTGAATGTAAGGATGAAGCCCAAAGTATTCAGGTGAGTTCAGTCATTCATTGA
- the LOC128050928 gene encoding protocadherin gamma-B4-like → MGSCAGKSGWAERRPVLFPFLLSLFCLALSDQIHYRIPEEMPEGSVVGNLAKDLRLSVHELPTRKLRVSSEKPYFTVSAESGELLVSSRLDREQICGKKSACALEFEVVAENPLNFYHVNVEIEDVNDHTPKFSQNSFELQISESTKSGARFILGSAHDTDIGTNSLQNYQLSADDHFSLVIKEKLDGSKYPELVLMTPLDREEQKSYHLTLTALDFGDPPLSSTAQIQVLVTDANDNPPVFSQELYRVELPENVLPGTTVLRVMATDQDDGVNAEITFSFTEAGQVTQFDLNSNTGEIIILNTLDFEEVKEYSIVLEAKDGGGMIAQCTVEIEVLDINDNAPEVIFQSLPDFIMEDTKLGTHIALLKIRDKDSGHNGEVICKLEGDVPFKILASSRNTYKLVTDGALDRERTPGYNITITATDKGKPPLSSSSSITLHIGDVNDNMPVFERASYVVHVAENNPPGASITQVSASDPDLGPNGHVSYSIVASDLQPRALSSYVSVNPQSGVVFAQRAFDHEQLRAFELTLQARDHGSPALSSNVSLRVLVGDRNDNAPRVLYPALGPDGSALFDTVPRAAQPGYLVTKVVAVDADSGHNAWLSYHVLQASEPGLFSVGLRTGEVRTARALGDRDAARQRLLVAVRDGGQPPLSATATLLLVFADSLQEALPDLSDRPVPSDPQAELQFYLVVALALISVLFLLTVILAVALHLRRSSSPAAWGCFKPGLCIKSEPGVLPNYSEGTLPYSYNLCVAHTGKTEFNFLKCSEQLSSGQDILCGDSSGALYPFCNSNESTSHQVSFL, encoded by the coding sequence ATGGGGAGCTGCGCTGGGAAGAGCGGCTGGGCTGAGAGGCGGCCAGTGCTCTTTCCGTTCCTGCTGTCTTTGTTCTGCCTGGCGCTCTCTGACCAAATCCACTACAGGATTCCTGAGGAGATGCCCGAGGGCTCGGTGGTGGGGAATCTCGCCAAGGACCTGAGACTCAGTGTCCACGAGTTACCGACTCGAAAACTGCGCGTCAGTTCGGAGAAGCCTTACTTCACTGTGAGCGCGGAGAGCGGGGAGTTACTTGTGAGCAGCAGGCTAGACCGGGAGCAGATATGCGGGAAGAAGTCAGCTTGTGCTCTGGAATTTGAGGTTGTTGCTGAAAATCCATTGAACTTTTATCACGTGAATGTAGAGATCGAGGATGTCAATGACCACACGCCAAAATTCTCGCAAAATTCCTTTGAGCTACAAATAAGTGAGTCCACAAAGTCCGGGGCACGATTTATTTTAGGATCTGCCCATGATACAGATATTGGTACCAATTCCCTACAGAATTACCAGCTTAGTGCTGATGATCATTTCTCACTTGTGATTAAAGAGAAGTTGGATGGCAGTAAATACCCTGAGCTGGTACTAATGACACCTTTAGACAGGGAAGAACAGAAGTCCTACCACTTGACCTTGACGGCCTTGGACTTCGGGGATCCACCCCTGAGCAGTACTGCACAGATACAAGTCCTGGTAACTGATGCCAACGATAACCCTCCAGTGTTCAGCCAAGAACTATACAGGGTGGAGCTTCCAGAAAACGTGCTTCCAGGCACCACTGTGCTTAGAGTAATGGCCACTGACCAAGATGACGGTGTCAATGCCGAgatcactttctctttcactgaaGCAGGCCAGGTTACCCAGTTTGACCTGAATTCTAATACTGGGGAAATTATTATTCTAAATACGTTAGATTTTGAGGAAGTAAAAGAATATTCCATAGTTTTGGAAGCAAAGGATGGTGGAGGAATGATTGCCCAGTGTACAGTGGAGATAGAAGTCCTAGACATAAATGACAATGCCCCAGAAGTGATATTCCAATCTCTACCGGATTTTATTATGGAGGACACCAAGCTGGGAACACACATTGCTTTGCTCAAAATCCGAGACAAGGATTCCGGACACAATGGAGAGGTTATTTGTAAATTAGAAGGCGATGTTCCATTTAAAATACTGGCTTCTTCAAGAAACACATATAAATTAGTTACAGATGGAGCTCTAGACCGCGAACGGACCCCTGGGTATAACATCACCATCACAGCCACTGACAAAGGCAAGCCACCCCTCTCCTCCAGCTCGAGCATCACGCTGCACATCGGTGATGTAAATGACAACATGCCAGTTTTTGAACGGGCTTCCTATGTGGTCCATGTAGCAGAGAACAACCCTCCTGGTGCCTCCATCACTCAAGTAAGCGCCTCTGACCCTGACCTAGGGCCCAACGGCCACGTCTCCTACTCCATCGTGGCCAGCGACCTGCAGCCGCGCGCGCTGTCGTCCTACGTGTCCGTGAACCCGCAGAGCGGCGTGGTATTCGCGCAGCGCGCCTTCGACCACGAGCAGCTGCGCGCCTTCGAGCTGACGCTGCAGGCCCGCGACCACGGCTCGCCCGCGCTCAGCTCCAACGTGAGCCTGCGCGTGCTGGTGGGTGACCGCAACGACAACGCGCCCAGGGTGCTGTACCCGGCGCTGGGGCCCGACGGCTCGGCACTCTTCGACACGGTGCCGCGCGCCGCGCAGCCCGGCTACCTGGTCACCAAGGTGGTGGCAGTGGACGCCGATTCTGGACACAACGCCTGGCTGTCCTACCACGTGCTGCAGGCCAGCGAGCCCGGACTATTCAGCGTGGGGCTGCGCACGGGCGAGGTGCGCACGGCGAGGGCCTTGGGCGACAGGGACGCGGCCCGCCAGCGCCTGCTGGTCGCTGTGCGCGATGGGGGACAGCCGCCCCTCTCGGCCACCGCCACGCTGCTCCTGGTTTTCGCCGACAGCCTGCAGGAGGCGCTGCCGGACCTCAGTGACCGGCCCGTGCCGTCTGACCCCCAGGCCGAGCTGCAGTTTTACCTGGTGGTGGCCTTGGCCTTGATCTCGGTGCTCTTCCTCTTGACGGTGATTCTAGCTGTCGCCCTGCACCTGCGACGCTCCTCCAGCCCTGCTGCTTGGGGCTGCTTTAAGCCTGGTCTCTGTATCAAGTCTGAACCTGGGGTTCTCCCCAACTACAGTGAAGGAACTTTACCTTATTCGTACAATCTGTGCGTTGCCCATACTGGAAAGACAgagtttaattttctaaaatgtagtGAGCAGTTGAGTTCAGGACAAGATATACTTTGTGGTGATTCATCTGGAGCCTTATATCCCTTTTGTAATTCCAACGAGTCGACTTCTCATCAGGTGAGTTTCCTGTAA
- the LOC128051037 gene encoding protocadherin gamma-A8-like: protein MAAPENYGGRAELVLLCALLGALAKAGRGQIHYSVPEETDKGSFVGNISKDLGLESQELSKHGVRIVSRGRTQLFALNPRSGSLVTAGRIDREQLCAQSARCFVNINILVEDEGKLWGIEIEITDINDNNPKFQVENLEVKINEIALPGTRYPLPEAVDPDVGLNSLQSYQLSPNNHFSLDVQTGDDGTVSPELVLERALDREEEAAHYLVLIATDGGEPRRSSTVHIRVTVLDTNDNAPVFAQPIYRVKVPENVPPGTRLLTVSASDPDEGTNGEVAYKFWKISEKQSPLFQLNENTGEISTAKSLDYEECAFYDMEIQAEDVGALLGRTKVLISVEDVNDNTPEVTITSLFSPVLENALPGTVIAFLNVHDRDSGKNGQVVCYTRDNLPFQLEKSIDNYYRLVTWKYLDREKISMYNITVAASDLGTPPLSTEIHIALQVADINDNPPIFPHASYSAYIPENNPRGASIFSVTAHDPDSGSNAQVTYSLTKGGSMVAPLSSYVSINSDTGVLYAVHSFDYEQIQDLQLLVTASDNGDPQLSSNVSLSLFILDQNDNVPEILYPMLPTDGSTGVELAPSSAEPGYLVTKVVAVDRDSGQNAWLSYRLLKASEPGLFTVGLHTGEVRTARALLDRDAIKQSLVVTVQDHGQPPLSATVTLTVAMADSIPDVLADLGSIRTLTNSEDSDLTLYLVVAVAVVSCIFLAFVIVLLVLRLWRWHKSRLLQASSGRLAGLPASGFVGMEGVQAFLQTYSHEVSLTSDSQRSHMIFPQPNYADMLISQDSCEKNDSLLTSIDFHECKDEAASVQGGASCRGCSFPVRTLGAAVGQSGELGTGDFLAQPQLKFSGSDSLV, encoded by the exons ATGGCCGCTCCAGAGAATTACGGAGGACGCGCCGAGCTGGTACTGCTGTGCGCGCTGCTGGGTGCGCTGGCAAAGGCCGGGAGAGGACAGATCCACTACTCTGTGCCTGAAGAAACCGACAAAGGCTCCTTCGTGGGTAACATCTCCAAGGACCTGGGGCTGGAGTCACAAGAGCTTTCGAAGCACGGAGTCCGCATCGTCTCCAGAGGTAGGACGCAGCTGTTCGCTCTAAATCCGCGAAGCGGCAGCTTGGTCACCGCGGGCAGGATAGACCGGGAGCAGCTCTGCGCCCAGAGCGCGCGATGTTTTGTAAATATTAACATCCTAGTTGAGGATGAAGGGAAACTTTGGGGAATAGAAATAGAAATCACTGACATCAACGATAATAACCCGAAATTCCAGGTCGAAAATCTGGAAGTAAAAATTAACGAAATCGCTCTGCCCGGAACACGTTATCCACTGCCAGAGGCTGTGGACCCGGATGTGGGCTTGAATTCCCTGCAGAGCTACCAGCTCAGCCCCAATAACCACTTCTCCCTGGACGTGCAAACTGGAGACGACGGAACTGTAAGCCCAGAGCTGGTGCTGGAGCGCGCCCTGGACCGCGAGGAGGAGGCTGCTCACTACCTGGTCCTCATCGCCACGGACGGAGGCGAACCGCGTCGCTCCAGCACAGTGCACATCCGAGTGACAGTGTTGGATACAAACGACAATGCCCCGGTTTTTGCTCAACCGATTTACCGAGTGAAAGTCCCAGAGAACGTGCCCCCGGGGACCCGGCTGCTTACTGTAAGCGCTAGCGACCCGGATGAAGGAACCAACGGGGAAGTGGCTTATAAATTCTGGAAAATTAGTGAAAAACAATCTCCGTTATTCCAGCTGAATGAAAATACTGGCGAAATATCAACAGCGAAGAGTTTAGATTATGAAGAATGTGCGTTTTATGACATGGAAATACAAGCTGAAGATGTGGGGGCACTTCTGGGGCGGACCAAAGTACTCATTTCAGTGGAAGATGTCAATGACAACACACCTGAAGTGACCATTACATCTTTGTTTAGCCCAGTCCTGGAAAATGCTCTTCCTGGGACAGTAATTGCCTTCTTGAATGTGCATGACCGAGACTCTGGGAAGAATGGTCAAGTTGTCTGTTATACACGTGATAATTTACCTTTTCAATTAGAAAAATCAATTGATAATTATTATAGATTGGTGACTTGGAAATATTTGGACCGAGAAAAgatctctatgtataatatcacaGTGGCAGCCTCAGATCTAGGAACCCCACCTCTATCTACTGAAATTCATATTGCCCTGCAAGTGGCAGACATCAATGACAATCCACCCATTTTCCCTCATGCCTCCTACTCAGCCTATATCCCGGAGAACAACCCCAGAGGTGCCTCCATCTTCTCTGTGACTGCTCATGACCCTGACAGTGGCAGCAATGCCCAGGTCACTTACTCTCTGACCAAAGGCGGCAGCATGGTGGCGCCTCTCTCCTCTTACGTCTCCATCAACTCTGACACTGGTGTCCTATATGCTGTGCACTCCTTTGACTATGAGCAGATCCAAGACTTGCAGCTACTGGTGACAGCCAGTGACAATGGGGACCCTCAACTCAGCAGCAATGTGTCCCTGAGCCTGTTCATACTGGACCAGAATGACAATGTACCAGAGATTCTGTACCCCATGCTACCCACTGATGGCTCCACGGGTGTGGAGCTGGCACCTAGCTCTGCAGAGCCAGGCTACCTTGTTACCAAGGTAGTGGCAGTTGACAGAGACTCAGGCCAGAACGCCTGGCTGTCCTACCGCCTGCTCAAGGCCAGTGAGCCAGGGCTCTTCACAGTGGGGCTGCACACAGGCGAGGTGCGCACGGCGCGGGCCCTGCTGGACAGAGACGCGATCAAGCAGAGCCTGGTGGTGACGGTCCAGGACCATGGGCAGCCCCCTCTCTCAGCCACCGTCACACTCACCGTGGCCATGGCAGATAGCATCCCAGATGTCCTTGCCGACCTGGGTAGCATCAGGACCCTAACCAACTCTGAGGATTCAGACCTCACACTGTACCTGGTGGTGGCAGTGGCTGTCGTTTCCTGCATCTTCCTTGCCTTTGTCATCGTGCTGCTGGTGCTCAGACTATGGCGGTGGCACAAATCAAGACTTCTCCAGGCTTCCAGTGGTAGGTTAGCAGGCCTGCCAGCCTCAGGATTTGTGGGCATGGAAGGAGTACAGGCTTTCCTGCAGACCTATTCCCATGAAGTCTCCCTTACCTCTGACTCTCAGAGGAGTCACATGATCTTCCCCCAGCCCAACTATGCTGACATGCTCATTAGCCAAGACAGCTGTGAGAAAAATGATTCCTTGTTAACATCCATAGATTTTCATGAATGTAAGGATGAAGCTGCTTCTGTTCAG ggTGGTGCTAG CTGCAGGGGCTGCAGTTTCCCAGTGCGGACTCTGGGCGCCGCTGTTGGCCAAAGTGGAGAACTTGGTACAGGGGACTTCCTCGCGCAGCCGCAGCTCAAGTTCTCTGGCTCAGACTCGCTAGTGTAA